The Candidatus Binatia bacterium region ATTTGCACTTTGCATTTTGCATTGCATGCGACTATGAGTGTTAACCCTTCAAAGATCGGCGTCCTCGGCGCCGGGACCATGGGCGCGGGCATCGCGCAAGTCGCAGCGCAGGCCGGCTTCGAGACTCTGGTTTACGATGTCTCGCAGGAGTTCATCGACAAGGGGCTCGGCAGAATCCACAATTTTCTCGAGCGGAGCAAAGAGCGCGGCAAGCTCACCGAGGAGGAAAAGGGCAAAATTATCGGCCGGCTTTCCTCTACGCTCAAGCTTGAGGATTTCGCAGGATGCAGCCTGATCATCGAGGCGGCGCCGGAAAAACTCGAGCTCAAGCGGGAAATCTTCAACAAGCTCGACGCGGTCTGCGGGCCGGAGACGCTGCTCGCGACCAACACCTCTTCTTTCGCCGTCACCGCGATCGCCGGCGCGACGCAGAAACCCGAGCGCGTGCTTGGCACGCACTTTTTCAATCCGCCGCCGCTCATGGCGCTGGTGGAAGTCATCCAGGGCGACCGGACGAGCGCCGAGAGCATGGAGCGGGCGACCAAGATTATCTACCAGATGGGAAAAACTCCGGTCCGCGCCAAGGACACGCCCGGCTTTATCGTCAACCGGATCGCCCGCCCCTTCTATAACGAGGCTCTGCGCATCCTCGACGACGGCGGCGCCACGGTCGAGACGATCGACCGCGTCATGAAAGACGCGGGCGGATTTCCCATGGGTCCCTTCGAGCTAATGGACTTGATCGGCAACGACGTCAATTTCGCCGCCACGGAGTCGCTCTATCAATCGTTTTTCCAGGACCCGAGATTCCGGCCCAGCCCTACCCAGCAGCGGCTGGTTCAGTCGGGAAATCTCGGCCGGAAAACCGGCCGGGGCTTCTATACCTATGGCGAAAAATAGCGTCATCGTCGTCGGAAAGAATCGGCTCGCGCATGAAATGCTCGAGCTGTGCCGGGCCCAGGGGTTCGAAGCCAAGATCTATCCTGACGCCGATGCCGCGGCCGTCTCGGCCGCTTTGGTCATCGAGACCTGCTCCGGAGACGAGGCGAAGAAAAAAGCAATTATCCAAAAGCTCGACGGATCCGCTTCCGCGATCATTCTGACCTCGTGTCTGGGCTTTTCTACGACCCGAATCGCTTCCTGGGCGACGCGGCCCGAGCGCGTCGTCGGCTTCGCCACCTTCTATCCCCTTAAGGAAAAAAAGGTGATAGAATTGACTTCTGGGCTGGCGACTCAAGCGCAGGCGCTCGAACAAGCCGAAACTTTTTTCCGCGCCCTCGGAAAAGAGCCGGCTCGAGTCAAGGACGCGCCCGGTTTGATTTTTGCGCGGATCTTAAGCCTCATCATCAACGAAGCCGCGCGCAGCCTTGACGAGGGCGTGGCCCAAGCCGAAGAGATCGACACGGCCATGCGGCTCGGCGTGAATTACCCCGCGGGCCCGCTCAAGTGGGCCGACCGGGTCGGCCTGGACGACGTGCTGGCGGTATTGGAAGGGCTCCAGCGCGAGACCGGCGAAGATCGTTATCGTCCGTCGCCGCTGCTGGTGAAAATGGTTCTGTCCGGCCGGCTGGGCGAATCGAGCGGCCGAGGTTTTTACGAATACAAGGCGTAGGGGCAACCCCCCGTGGTTGCCCGTCCGGGCAGGCACAGGGGCCTGCCCCTACCTGAAATCAAAACTATGAAGCAAGCATTCATCCTTGACGCTGTGCGCACGCCGATGGGCCGCCACGGCGGAATCTTGAAAGACATCCGCACCGACGATCTCGCGGCCCACATCATCAACAAGCTGGTGCAAAGGACCGGCATCAAGGGCGACGAGGTCGAGGACGTTTATTTCGGCTGCACGAACCAGGCGGGCGAAGATTCCCGCAACGTCGCGCGCAACGCCCTGCTGCTCGCCGGCCTGCCGATGACGGTCCCCGGCTGCACGGTGAACCGTCTCTGCGGCTCCGGCCTCGAAGCGATCAACCAGGCGGGCCGGGCGATTGAAATGGATCACGGCGACCTCTTCATCGCCGGGGGAGTCGAGAGTATGACGCGCTCGCCGTGGGTGATGCTCAAGAGCGCGGTTCCCTTCCAACAGGGAAACGTCACGGTTTACGACAGCACCGTCGGCTGGCGTTTTCCCAATCCGCGCATGGGAGAACTCTATTCACTGATCAGCAACGGCGAGTCCGCCGAGAACATCGCCGAGAAATATAACATCAGCCGCAAAGACCAGGATGCCTGCGCGCTCGAAAGCCACCGGCGCGCCGTGCGCGCGGCCGAGACCGGCCGGTTCAAGGACGAAATCATTCCGGCCGCGGCGCCGCAAAAAAAAGACGGCGCCGTCCTTCTCGGCAAGGACGAAGGGCCCCGCACCGATACTTCGATGGAAAAATTGGCGGCGTTGAAACCGCTGTTCCGGAAGAACGGCAGCGTCACGGCGGGAAACTCTTCGCCGATCTCCGACGGCGCCGCGGCCCTTCTCGTCGCCAGCCCGGAAAAGGCGAAGGCGCTCGGCCTCCGGCCGCTCGCGAGAATCGTCGCCTCGGCCGTCGCCGGCGTCGATCCCGCTTATTTCGGCATGGGACCGGTGCCGGCCACCGAGAAAGTTCTCCAGCGCGCGGGCTTGACGATCGAGCAGATCGATCTCGTCGAGATCAACGAAGCCTTCGCCTCCCAAGTCCTCGCCGACGTTCGTGAGCTGGGCTTCGACATGGACAAAGTCAACGTCAACGGCGGGGCCATCGCCCTCGGCCACCCGCTCGGCTGCAGCGGCGCGCGCATCATGACGACTCTCCTTCATGAAATGAAGCGGCGCGGCAGCCGCTACGGATTGGCGACGATGTGCATCGGCGTCGGCCAGGGAATCGCGACGATCGTCGAGAGAGTTTCCTGATCCCGCGTTCGACTCATCCGCGCCTGCAAAAAACATGCGTCGCAAGCTCGCTCCCCTCGTCCTTCTGCTACTGGCTTCCCTCCTGGTGGTTCTCGGCGTTTCGCTGAATTCGATCGTGGAAAAGAATCGCGGGCGGATCCAGGAAGAGCTCGAGAGATCGTCCGGGCGCGCCGTCGCCTTCGGCGAGCTCAAGCTCAGCTTTTGGCGCGGTCCTGGAATATCGGCGAAGGATTTGAGGATCGCCGAAGATCCCCACTTCGCCGCGACGCCGTTCATCCAAACCAAAGAGCTCAGGATGCGGCTCCGCTGGCTGCCGCTGCTCGCCGGAAGATTCGAGATCGACAAATTCATTCTCGACGAGCCGGAGATCCAGATCATCAGGAACGAAACCGGCGCGCTCAACATCGCCGGCGTGACGGCGCCCGAAAAAAAGCCCCGCGAGCCGGGCGAGGCCAGGGAAAAGAAGGGCTCCAGCGCGCCCAGCTTCTCGGTCACGGCCGTCAGCGTAAACCACGGCAGCGTCGATTACATCGACCGCTCCTCCAGGGAGCCGATCGAGATTCGCCTGCGCAGATTAGATCTGGACGCGGGGGGAATCGCTCAGGGCGAAACGACGAAAGTGAAGATGTCCGGCGCGCTGTTCGAGCACCAGGGCCAGAATCTCAGAGTGGACGGAAAACTGGGACCGTGGACGGGAGAGCTACCCTGGAGGCAAATTCCTCTCGACCTCAAGCTGGGCTGCGATTCGCTCCTGTTGACGCAGTTGACGCGCGCGGTTCCCGCCTTGAGAATCCCCTTCATTCGCCACCTGGACGCAACCGGCCCCGTCGCGATTCG contains the following coding sequences:
- a CDS encoding 3-hydroxyacyl-CoA dehydrogenase NAD-binding domain-containing protein, with amino-acid sequence MSVNPSKIGVLGAGTMGAGIAQVAAQAGFETLVYDVSQEFIDKGLGRIHNFLERSKERGKLTEEEKGKIIGRLSSTLKLEDFAGCSLIIEAAPEKLELKREIFNKLDAVCGPETLLATNTSSFAVTAIAGATQKPERVLGTHFFNPPPLMALVEVIQGDRTSAESMERATKIIYQMGKTPVRAKDTPGFIVNRIARPFYNEALRILDDGGATVETIDRVMKDAGGFPMGPFELMDLIGNDVNFAATESLYQSFFQDPRFRPSPTQQRLVQSGNLGRKTGRGFYTYGEK
- a CDS encoding 3-hydroxyacyl-CoA dehydrogenase family protein — its product is MAKNSVIVVGKNRLAHEMLELCRAQGFEAKIYPDADAAAVSAALVIETCSGDEAKKKAIIQKLDGSASAIILTSCLGFSTTRIASWATRPERVVGFATFYPLKEKKVIELTSGLATQAQALEQAETFFRALGKEPARVKDAPGLIFARILSLIINEAARSLDEGVAQAEEIDTAMRLGVNYPAGPLKWADRVGLDDVLAVLEGLQRETGEDRYRPSPLLVKMVLSGRLGESSGRGFYEYKA
- a CDS encoding thiolase family protein — translated: MKQAFILDAVRTPMGRHGGILKDIRTDDLAAHIINKLVQRTGIKGDEVEDVYFGCTNQAGEDSRNVARNALLLAGLPMTVPGCTVNRLCGSGLEAINQAGRAIEMDHGDLFIAGGVESMTRSPWVMLKSAVPFQQGNVTVYDSTVGWRFPNPRMGELYSLISNGESAENIAEKYNISRKDQDACALESHRRAVRAAETGRFKDEIIPAAAPQKKDGAVLLGKDEGPRTDTSMEKLAALKPLFRKNGSVTAGNSSPISDGAAALLVASPEKAKALGLRPLARIVASAVAGVDPAYFGMGPVPATEKVLQRAGLTIEQIDLVEINEAFASQVLADVRELGFDMDKVNVNGGAIALGHPLGCSGARIMTTLLHEMKRRGSRYGLATMCIGVGQGIATIVERVS